The proteins below come from a single Oncorhynchus tshawytscha isolate Ot180627B linkage group LG22, Otsh_v2.0, whole genome shotgun sequence genomic window:
- the LOC112221796 gene encoding pleckstrin homology domain-containing family G member 5 isoform X1, protein MFLYWKKRGAYELETLPSYLTEQVAEHYSWSSSLDVIHDLCDEKPVQEEDWVVCQHPECPDRRQASKVCHHPECLDLNNKSPLHLCESCDSRCHPEDTENMHFDRHPRFDLQTQGSILARNVSTRSCPPRTSPPSDLEEEDEGANDRGDRKAGGLKLVKKKPRRRHTDDPSKECFSLKFDLNVDIDTEIVPAVKKKTLREVLGPVFERKGIELSRVDLFLDQSNTPLSLNFEAYRFGGHYLKVKARPGDELKVEQGVKDLRSLSLPNMKPSLGEQSPYILTLCSERVEHGSLGRKESNVDLLVSAASTGQARRRKNITEFLGDASIPSPDSLTALSSSLPSVGAGPDSWKNRAASRFSGFFSSNTGAGAFGKEVDRMEQLQNKLQSYTLFGLPKVPPQLSFHHDSWEEEEEETSLTLEDSWTQLLDNHETLTRRQFHQQEAIWELLHTEATYIKKLRVITDLFLCGLLNLQESGLLTEVEPARLFSNIQDIVRLHTALWNQVMLPALEMARQARTLLNPTDLHHGFRTIGSRFKPYIRYCMEEEASMEYMRSLLRDNELFRIYVTWAETHKQCNRLKLADMLAKPHQRLTKYPLLLKAVLKKTDDSSSRDAVSGMVAWVEGFINSVDSQMRQREEQQKLAAISGRIDSYEAVEGSSEELEKILREFNRFDLMAPMRGTSPEETRQLHLEAALRMKEGKDSRMEVYCFLFTDLLLITKPVKRLEKVKVIRQPLLIHNVVCKELKDPGSFILIYLNEFKSAVAAYTFQANSATQGRSWVDAICNVQNQLQRMRTEEVLRQQVTLQRRLCGEEEEEENKSSNSTSSSPCMRNKDQQGPSHSDCSTETLSVMDIGEDSGEHQNPSATSTDSGGPLEKSLDSGTVTPPTGPEPLHCNPASPQDNLADRDPEPEQEGVMEGGEVELEPQCRSLSMDSAYGTLSPESLLRELDLQTRPGQSKGEETEEEGGIEGHEVGVEVEMESEKVVMKLMDEEVEKEEEEDSTSVGSQLSVVQSLKPRRRPPVTARLRSLQSLNIKSISEDNLLQRFRDNAPVSRIQTRSLTAQDQSEHRSERAECLVHSKSLSAQDLTGLFKTDQDSEPEYEDFLSMSMPSGKLCDTLRKAEARQVQRALAAAEACEGSNSQADGSSSDGETVGAPSGGHGGKCSESFSAGCPEKQSSPKRRKTHQHKKLTLAQLYRIRTTLVLNSTLTASEV, encoded by the exons ACGAGAAGCCTGTTCAGGAGGAGGACTGGGTGGTGTGCCAGCATCCTGAGTGCCCTGACCGTCGACAGGCCTCGAAG gtgtGCCACCACCCAGAGTGCCTGGACCTGAACAACAAGAGCCCTCTTCACCTTTGTGAGTCATGTGACTCCCGCTGCCACCCGGAAGACACAGAAAACATGCACTTTGACCGACACCCCCGCTTTGACCTGCAAACCCAAG GTTCCATCCTGGCCCGGAACGTTTCGACGCGCTCCTGTCCCCCCCGCACCAGCCCCCCCTctgacctggaggaggaggacgaaGGGGCCAACGACCGAGG GGACCGTAAAGCTGGGGGGTTGAAGTTGGTGAAGAAGAAACCACGGCGACGGCACACTGAC GATCCCAGCAAGGAGTGCTTCAGCCTCAAGTTTGATCTGAACGTGGACATTGACACAGAGATCGTCCCCGCCGTGAAAAAGAAGACCCTGAG GGAGGTGCTAGGTCCTGTGTTTGAGCGTAAAGGTATTGAGTTATCCCGGGTAGATCTGTTCCTGGACCAGTCCAACACTCCCCTGTCCCTGAACTTTGAGGCTTACCGCTTCGGTGGCCACTATCTCAAGGTTAAAG CGCGGCCAGGTGATGAGCTGAAGGTGGAGCAGGGGGTGAAAGACCTGCGGTCGCTCAGTCTGCCCAACATGAAGCCCTCCTTGGGGGAGCAGAGTCCCTACATCCTTACCCTCTGTAGTGAGAGGGTGGAGCACGGATCCCTTGGACGCAAGGAGAGCAACGTCGATCTGCTGGTCAGTGCAGCCTCTACA GGTCAGGCACGTCGCAGGAAGAACATAACGGAGTTCCTCGGGGACGCCAGCATCCCGTCTCCGGACTCCCTGACCGCACTGAGCAGCTCTCTGCCCAGTGTGGGGGCTGGACCGGACAGCTGGAAGAACCGCGCCGCCAGCCGCTTCTCCGGCTTCTTTAGTTCCAACACTGGAGCAGGGGCCTTTGGCAAG GAGGTGGACCGCATGGAGCAGCTCCAGAATAAGCTGCAGTCGTACACTCTGTTTGGCCTTCCCAAGGTTCCTCCTCAGCTCTCCTTCCATCACGACtcctgggaggaggaggaggaggagaccagcCTCACCCTGGAGGACAGCTGGACACAGCTACTCGACAACCATGAG ACGTTGACCAGACGCCAGTTCCATCAGCAGGAGGCGATCTGGGAGCTCCTGCACACTGAGGCCACCTACATCAAGAAACTACGAGTCATCACTGAC tTGTTCCTGTGTGGGCTGTTGAACCTGCAGGAGAGTGGTCTGCTGACGGAGGTGGAGCCTGCGCGACTCTTCAGTAACATCCAGGACATTGTGCGTCTGCACACGGCCCTGTGGAACCAGGTGATGCTGCCTGCCCTGGAGATGGCCCGGCAGGCCAGAACCCTCCTCAACCCGACAGACCTCCACCACGGCTTCAGGACAATTGGCTCCAGGTTTAAGCCCTACATCCGCTACTGTATGGAGGAGGAGGCCAGTATGGAGTACATGAGGTCACTGCTCAGGGACAACGAGCTCTTCAGGATCTACGTCACG TGGGCTGAGACCCATAAGCAGTGTAACCGGCTGAAGCTGGCTGACATGCTGGCCAAGCCCCACCAGAGACTCACCAAGTATCCCCTACTGCTGAAGGCTGTTCTCAAGAAGACAGACGACTCATCGTCCCGCGACGCCGTTAGCGGCATGGTGGCGTGGGTGGAGGGCTTCATCAACAGCGTGGACTCTCAGATGCGCCAGCGGGAGGAGCAGCAGAAGCTAGCCGCCATCTCTGGGCGCATCGACTCCTACGAAGCAGTGGAGGGGAGCAGCGAGGAGTTGGAGAAG ATCCTGCGTGAGTTTAACCGCTTCGACCTGATGGCTCCTATGAGAGGCACATCaccagaggagaccagacagCTCCATTTGGAGGCGGCACTGCGCATGAAGGAGGGCAAAGACAGCAGG ATGGAGGTGTACTGCTTCCTGTTCACAGACCTGCTGCTCATCACCAAACCAGTGAAGAGGTTAGAGAAGGTCAAGGTGATCAGACAGCCCCTCCTCATCCACAATGTTGTCTGCAAGGAACTCAAGGACCCTG GCTCCTTCATTCTCATCTACCTCAATGAGTTCAAGAGCGCGGTGGCGGCCTACACTTTCCAGGCCAACAGCGCCACCCAGGGGCGAAGCTGGGTTGACGCCATCTGCAACGTCCAGAACCAGCTCCAGAGAATGCGGACTGAGGAGGTTCTCAGGCAGCAGGTCACCCTACAGCGCCGTCTAtgcggagaggaagaggaggaggaaaacaaGAGCAGCAACTCCACTTCCAGCTCCCCCTGCATGAGGAACAAAGATCAGCAGGGACCAAG TCATTCGGATTGCTCCACAGAGACCCTGTCAGTCATGGACATAGGAGAGGATTCAGGGGAGCACCAAAACCCCTCTGCCACAAGCACAGACTCAGGAGGACCCTTAGAGAAGAGCCTAGACTCGGGCACAGTTACCCCACCTACTGGGCCTGAGCCCCTGCACTGCAACCCTGCCAGCCCCCAGGACAACCTCGCCGACCGGGACCCTGAGCCAGAGCAGGAGGGTgttatggagggaggggaggttgagCTGGAGCCTCAGTGTCGCTCTCTGTCCATGGACAGTGCCTACGGTACCCTCTCCCCAGAGTCCCtactgagagagctggacctgcaGACACGACCAGGCCAGAGCAAGGGAGAGGAGactgaagaggagggagggatagagggacacgaggtgggggtggaggtggaaATGGAGAGCGAAAAGGTGGTAATGAAACTGATGGATGAGGAagtggagaaggaagaggaggaggattcaACCTCTGTTGGTTCCCAGCTGTCAGTGGTTCAGTCTTTGAAGCCTCGGCGACGCCCCCCGGTTACTGCCCGCCTCCGCAGCCTCCAGAGCCTGAACATCAAGTCAATTTCAGAGGACAACCTTCTGCAGCGTTTCCGTGACAACGCCCCTGTCTCCCGGATACAAACCCGCAGCCTTACAGCCCAGGACCAATCAGAACACAGGAGCGAGAGGGCGGAATGCCTGGTCCACAGTAAGAGCCTATCAGCCCAAGACCTTACTGGGCTGTTTAAGACTGACCAAGACTCAGAGCCTGAGTATGAGGACTTCCTGAGTATGAGCATGCCTTCTGGTAAGCTCTGTGACACCCTGAGGAAGGCGGAGGCCCGGCAGGTCCAGAGGGCTCTGGCTGCAGCTGAGGCCTGTGAAGGCAGCAATAGCCAGGCTGACGGCAGCAGCTCAGATGGGGAGACGGTGGGGGCGCCCTCTGGAGGACACGGGGGGAAGTGCAGTGAGTCGTTCTCAGCCGGTTGCCCAGAGAAGCAGTCATCGCCCAAAAGAAGGAAGACCCATCAGCACAAGAAGCTGACCCTAGCCCAGCTCTATAGGATACGCACCACCCTAGTGCTCAACTCTACTCTCACTGCATC gGAGGTGTAA
- the LOC112221796 gene encoding pleckstrin homology domain-containing family G member 5 isoform X2 yields the protein MFLYWKKRGAYELETLPSYLTEQVAEHYSWSSSLDVIHDLCDEKPVQEEDWVVCQHPECPDRRQASKVCHHPECLDLNNKSPLHLCESCDSRCHPEDTENMHFDRHPRFDLQTQGSILARNVSTRSCPPRTSPPSDLEEEDEGANDRGDRKAGGLKLVKKKPRRRHTDDPSKECFSLKFDLNVDIDTEIVPAVKKKTLREVLGPVFERKGIELSRVDLFLDQSNTPLSLNFEAYRFGGHYLKVKARPGDELKVEQGVKDLRSLSLPNMKPSLGEQSPYILTLCSERVEHGSLGRKESNVDLLVSAASTGQARRRKNITEFLGDASIPSPDSLTALSSSLPSVGAGPDSWKNRAASRFSGFFSSNTGAGAFGKEVDRMEQLQNKLQSYTLFGLPKVPPQLSFHHDSWEEEEEETSLTLEDSWTQLLDNHETLTRRQFHQQEAIWELLHTEATYIKKLRVITDLFLCGLLNLQESGLLTEVEPARLFSNIQDIVRLHTALWNQVMLPALEMARQARTLLNPTDLHHGFRTIGSRFKPYIRYCMEEEASMEYMRSLLRDNELFRIYVTWAETHKQCNRLKLADMLAKPHQRLTKYPLLLKAVLKKTDDSSSRDAVSGMVAWVEGFINSVDSQMRQREEQQKLAAISGRIDSYEAVEGSSEELEKILREFNRFDLMAPMRGTSPEETRQLHLEAALRMKEGKDSRMEVYCFLFTDLLLITKPVKRLEKVKVIRQPLLIHNVVCKELKDPGSFILIYLNEFKSAVAAYTFQANSATQGRSWVDAICNVQNQLQRMRTEEVLRQQVTLQRRLCGEEEEEENKSSNSTSSSPCMRNKDQQGPSHSDCSTETLSVMDIGEDSGEHQNPSATSTDSGGPLEKSLDSGTVTPPTGPEPLHCNPASPQDNLADRDPEPEQEGVMEGGEVELEPQCRSLSMDSAYGTLSPESLLRELDLQTRPGQSKGEETEEEGGIEGHEVGVEVEMESEKVVMKLMDEEVEKEEEEDSTSVGSQLSVVQSLKPRRRPPVTARLRSLQSLNIKSISEDNLLQRFRDNAPVSRIQTRSLTAQDQSEHRSERAECLVHSKSLSAQDLTGLFKTDQDSEPEYEDFLSMSMPSGKLCDTLRKAEARQVQRALAAAEACEGSNSQADGSSSDGETVGAPSGGHGGKCSESFSAGCPEKQSSPKRRKTHQHKKLTLAQLYRIRTTLVLNSTLTAS from the exons ACGAGAAGCCTGTTCAGGAGGAGGACTGGGTGGTGTGCCAGCATCCTGAGTGCCCTGACCGTCGACAGGCCTCGAAG gtgtGCCACCACCCAGAGTGCCTGGACCTGAACAACAAGAGCCCTCTTCACCTTTGTGAGTCATGTGACTCCCGCTGCCACCCGGAAGACACAGAAAACATGCACTTTGACCGACACCCCCGCTTTGACCTGCAAACCCAAG GTTCCATCCTGGCCCGGAACGTTTCGACGCGCTCCTGTCCCCCCCGCACCAGCCCCCCCTctgacctggaggaggaggacgaaGGGGCCAACGACCGAGG GGACCGTAAAGCTGGGGGGTTGAAGTTGGTGAAGAAGAAACCACGGCGACGGCACACTGAC GATCCCAGCAAGGAGTGCTTCAGCCTCAAGTTTGATCTGAACGTGGACATTGACACAGAGATCGTCCCCGCCGTGAAAAAGAAGACCCTGAG GGAGGTGCTAGGTCCTGTGTTTGAGCGTAAAGGTATTGAGTTATCCCGGGTAGATCTGTTCCTGGACCAGTCCAACACTCCCCTGTCCCTGAACTTTGAGGCTTACCGCTTCGGTGGCCACTATCTCAAGGTTAAAG CGCGGCCAGGTGATGAGCTGAAGGTGGAGCAGGGGGTGAAAGACCTGCGGTCGCTCAGTCTGCCCAACATGAAGCCCTCCTTGGGGGAGCAGAGTCCCTACATCCTTACCCTCTGTAGTGAGAGGGTGGAGCACGGATCCCTTGGACGCAAGGAGAGCAACGTCGATCTGCTGGTCAGTGCAGCCTCTACA GGTCAGGCACGTCGCAGGAAGAACATAACGGAGTTCCTCGGGGACGCCAGCATCCCGTCTCCGGACTCCCTGACCGCACTGAGCAGCTCTCTGCCCAGTGTGGGGGCTGGACCGGACAGCTGGAAGAACCGCGCCGCCAGCCGCTTCTCCGGCTTCTTTAGTTCCAACACTGGAGCAGGGGCCTTTGGCAAG GAGGTGGACCGCATGGAGCAGCTCCAGAATAAGCTGCAGTCGTACACTCTGTTTGGCCTTCCCAAGGTTCCTCCTCAGCTCTCCTTCCATCACGACtcctgggaggaggaggaggaggagaccagcCTCACCCTGGAGGACAGCTGGACACAGCTACTCGACAACCATGAG ACGTTGACCAGACGCCAGTTCCATCAGCAGGAGGCGATCTGGGAGCTCCTGCACACTGAGGCCACCTACATCAAGAAACTACGAGTCATCACTGAC tTGTTCCTGTGTGGGCTGTTGAACCTGCAGGAGAGTGGTCTGCTGACGGAGGTGGAGCCTGCGCGACTCTTCAGTAACATCCAGGACATTGTGCGTCTGCACACGGCCCTGTGGAACCAGGTGATGCTGCCTGCCCTGGAGATGGCCCGGCAGGCCAGAACCCTCCTCAACCCGACAGACCTCCACCACGGCTTCAGGACAATTGGCTCCAGGTTTAAGCCCTACATCCGCTACTGTATGGAGGAGGAGGCCAGTATGGAGTACATGAGGTCACTGCTCAGGGACAACGAGCTCTTCAGGATCTACGTCACG TGGGCTGAGACCCATAAGCAGTGTAACCGGCTGAAGCTGGCTGACATGCTGGCCAAGCCCCACCAGAGACTCACCAAGTATCCCCTACTGCTGAAGGCTGTTCTCAAGAAGACAGACGACTCATCGTCCCGCGACGCCGTTAGCGGCATGGTGGCGTGGGTGGAGGGCTTCATCAACAGCGTGGACTCTCAGATGCGCCAGCGGGAGGAGCAGCAGAAGCTAGCCGCCATCTCTGGGCGCATCGACTCCTACGAAGCAGTGGAGGGGAGCAGCGAGGAGTTGGAGAAG ATCCTGCGTGAGTTTAACCGCTTCGACCTGATGGCTCCTATGAGAGGCACATCaccagaggagaccagacagCTCCATTTGGAGGCGGCACTGCGCATGAAGGAGGGCAAAGACAGCAGG ATGGAGGTGTACTGCTTCCTGTTCACAGACCTGCTGCTCATCACCAAACCAGTGAAGAGGTTAGAGAAGGTCAAGGTGATCAGACAGCCCCTCCTCATCCACAATGTTGTCTGCAAGGAACTCAAGGACCCTG GCTCCTTCATTCTCATCTACCTCAATGAGTTCAAGAGCGCGGTGGCGGCCTACACTTTCCAGGCCAACAGCGCCACCCAGGGGCGAAGCTGGGTTGACGCCATCTGCAACGTCCAGAACCAGCTCCAGAGAATGCGGACTGAGGAGGTTCTCAGGCAGCAGGTCACCCTACAGCGCCGTCTAtgcggagaggaagaggaggaggaaaacaaGAGCAGCAACTCCACTTCCAGCTCCCCCTGCATGAGGAACAAAGATCAGCAGGGACCAAG TCATTCGGATTGCTCCACAGAGACCCTGTCAGTCATGGACATAGGAGAGGATTCAGGGGAGCACCAAAACCCCTCTGCCACAAGCACAGACTCAGGAGGACCCTTAGAGAAGAGCCTAGACTCGGGCACAGTTACCCCACCTACTGGGCCTGAGCCCCTGCACTGCAACCCTGCCAGCCCCCAGGACAACCTCGCCGACCGGGACCCTGAGCCAGAGCAGGAGGGTgttatggagggaggggaggttgagCTGGAGCCTCAGTGTCGCTCTCTGTCCATGGACAGTGCCTACGGTACCCTCTCCCCAGAGTCCCtactgagagagctggacctgcaGACACGACCAGGCCAGAGCAAGGGAGAGGAGactgaagaggagggagggatagagggacacgaggtgggggtggaggtggaaATGGAGAGCGAAAAGGTGGTAATGAAACTGATGGATGAGGAagtggagaaggaagaggaggaggattcaACCTCTGTTGGTTCCCAGCTGTCAGTGGTTCAGTCTTTGAAGCCTCGGCGACGCCCCCCGGTTACTGCCCGCCTCCGCAGCCTCCAGAGCCTGAACATCAAGTCAATTTCAGAGGACAACCTTCTGCAGCGTTTCCGTGACAACGCCCCTGTCTCCCGGATACAAACCCGCAGCCTTACAGCCCAGGACCAATCAGAACACAGGAGCGAGAGGGCGGAATGCCTGGTCCACAGTAAGAGCCTATCAGCCCAAGACCTTACTGGGCTGTTTAAGACTGACCAAGACTCAGAGCCTGAGTATGAGGACTTCCTGAGTATGAGCATGCCTTCTGGTAAGCTCTGTGACACCCTGAGGAAGGCGGAGGCCCGGCAGGTCCAGAGGGCTCTGGCTGCAGCTGAGGCCTGTGAAGGCAGCAATAGCCAGGCTGACGGCAGCAGCTCAGATGGGGAGACGGTGGGGGCGCCCTCTGGAGGACACGGGGGGAAGTGCAGTGAGTCGTTCTCAGCCGGTTGCCCAGAGAAGCAGTCATCGCCCAAAAGAAGGAAGACCCATCAGCACAAGAAGCTGACCCTAGCCCAGCTCTATAGGATACGCACCACCCTAGTGCTCAACTCTACTCTCACTGCATCGTAA
- the LOC112221796 gene encoding pleckstrin homology domain-containing family G member 5 isoform X6 — protein MFLYWKKRGAYELETLPSYLTEQVAEHYSWSSSLDVIHDLCDEKPVQEEDWVVCQHPECPDRRQASKVCHHPECLDLNNKSPLHLCESCDSRCHPEDTENMHFDRHPRFDLQTQGSILARNVSTRSCPPRTSPPSDLEEEDEGANDRGDRKAGGLKLVKKKPRRRHTDDPSKECFSLKFDLNVDIDTEIVPAVKKKTLREVLGPVFERKGIELSRVDLFLDQSNTPLSLNFEAYRFGGHYLKVKARPGDELKVEQGVKDLRSLSLPNMKPSLGEQSPYILTLCSERVEHGSLGRKESNVDLLGQARRRKNITEFLGDASIPSPDSLTALSSSLPSVGAGPDSWKNRAASRFSGFFSSNTGAGAFGKEVDRMEQLQNKLQSYTLFGLPKVPPQLSFHHDSWEEEEEETSLTLEDSWTQLLDNHETLTRRQFHQQEAIWELLHTEATYIKKLRVITDLFLCGLLNLQESGLLTEVEPARLFSNIQDIVRLHTALWNQVMLPALEMARQARTLLNPTDLHHGFRTIGSRFKPYIRYCMEEEASMEYMRSLLRDNELFRIYVTWAETHKQCNRLKLADMLAKPHQRLTKYPLLLKAVLKKTDDSSSRDAVSGMVAWVEGFINSVDSQMRQREEQQKLAAISGRIDSYEAVEGSSEELEKILREFNRFDLMAPMRGTSPEETRQLHLEAALRMKEGKDSRMEVYCFLFTDLLLITKPVKRLEKVKVIRQPLLIHNVVCKELKDPGSFILIYLNEFKSAVAAYTFQANSATQGRSWVDAICNVQNQLQRMRTEEVLRQQVTLQRRLCGEEEEEENKSSNSTSSSPCMRNKDQQGPSHSDCSTETLSVMDIGEDSGEHQNPSATSTDSGGPLEKSLDSGTVTPPTGPEPLHCNPASPQDNLADRDPEPEQEGVMEGGEVELEPQCRSLSMDSAYGTLSPESLLRELDLQTRPGQSKGEETEEEGGIEGHEVGVEVEMESEKVVMKLMDEEVEKEEEEDSTSVGSQLSVVQSLKPRRRPPVTARLRSLQSLNIKSISEDNLLQRFRDNAPVSRIQTRSLTAQDQSEHRSERAECLVHSKSLSAQDLTGLFKTDQDSEPEYEDFLSMSMPSGKLCDTLRKAEARQVQRALAAAEACEGSNSQADGSSSDGETVGAPSGGHGGKCSESFSAGCPEKQSSPKRRKTHQHKKLTLAQLYRIRTTLVLNSTLTAS, from the exons ACGAGAAGCCTGTTCAGGAGGAGGACTGGGTGGTGTGCCAGCATCCTGAGTGCCCTGACCGTCGACAGGCCTCGAAG gtgtGCCACCACCCAGAGTGCCTGGACCTGAACAACAAGAGCCCTCTTCACCTTTGTGAGTCATGTGACTCCCGCTGCCACCCGGAAGACACAGAAAACATGCACTTTGACCGACACCCCCGCTTTGACCTGCAAACCCAAG GTTCCATCCTGGCCCGGAACGTTTCGACGCGCTCCTGTCCCCCCCGCACCAGCCCCCCCTctgacctggaggaggaggacgaaGGGGCCAACGACCGAGG GGACCGTAAAGCTGGGGGGTTGAAGTTGGTGAAGAAGAAACCACGGCGACGGCACACTGAC GATCCCAGCAAGGAGTGCTTCAGCCTCAAGTTTGATCTGAACGTGGACATTGACACAGAGATCGTCCCCGCCGTGAAAAAGAAGACCCTGAG GGAGGTGCTAGGTCCTGTGTTTGAGCGTAAAGGTATTGAGTTATCCCGGGTAGATCTGTTCCTGGACCAGTCCAACACTCCCCTGTCCCTGAACTTTGAGGCTTACCGCTTCGGTGGCCACTATCTCAAGGTTAAAG CGCGGCCAGGTGATGAGCTGAAGGTGGAGCAGGGGGTGAAAGACCTGCGGTCGCTCAGTCTGCCCAACATGAAGCCCTCCTTGGGGGAGCAGAGTCCCTACATCCTTACCCTCTGTAGTGAGAGGGTGGAGCACGGATCCCTTGGACGCAAGGAGAGCAACGTCGATCTGCTG GGTCAGGCACGTCGCAGGAAGAACATAACGGAGTTCCTCGGGGACGCCAGCATCCCGTCTCCGGACTCCCTGACCGCACTGAGCAGCTCTCTGCCCAGTGTGGGGGCTGGACCGGACAGCTGGAAGAACCGCGCCGCCAGCCGCTTCTCCGGCTTCTTTAGTTCCAACACTGGAGCAGGGGCCTTTGGCAAG GAGGTGGACCGCATGGAGCAGCTCCAGAATAAGCTGCAGTCGTACACTCTGTTTGGCCTTCCCAAGGTTCCTCCTCAGCTCTCCTTCCATCACGACtcctgggaggaggaggaggaggagaccagcCTCACCCTGGAGGACAGCTGGACACAGCTACTCGACAACCATGAG ACGTTGACCAGACGCCAGTTCCATCAGCAGGAGGCGATCTGGGAGCTCCTGCACACTGAGGCCACCTACATCAAGAAACTACGAGTCATCACTGAC tTGTTCCTGTGTGGGCTGTTGAACCTGCAGGAGAGTGGTCTGCTGACGGAGGTGGAGCCTGCGCGACTCTTCAGTAACATCCAGGACATTGTGCGTCTGCACACGGCCCTGTGGAACCAGGTGATGCTGCCTGCCCTGGAGATGGCCCGGCAGGCCAGAACCCTCCTCAACCCGACAGACCTCCACCACGGCTTCAGGACAATTGGCTCCAGGTTTAAGCCCTACATCCGCTACTGTATGGAGGAGGAGGCCAGTATGGAGTACATGAGGTCACTGCTCAGGGACAACGAGCTCTTCAGGATCTACGTCACG TGGGCTGAGACCCATAAGCAGTGTAACCGGCTGAAGCTGGCTGACATGCTGGCCAAGCCCCACCAGAGACTCACCAAGTATCCCCTACTGCTGAAGGCTGTTCTCAAGAAGACAGACGACTCATCGTCCCGCGACGCCGTTAGCGGCATGGTGGCGTGGGTGGAGGGCTTCATCAACAGCGTGGACTCTCAGATGCGCCAGCGGGAGGAGCAGCAGAAGCTAGCCGCCATCTCTGGGCGCATCGACTCCTACGAAGCAGTGGAGGGGAGCAGCGAGGAGTTGGAGAAG ATCCTGCGTGAGTTTAACCGCTTCGACCTGATGGCTCCTATGAGAGGCACATCaccagaggagaccagacagCTCCATTTGGAGGCGGCACTGCGCATGAAGGAGGGCAAAGACAGCAGG ATGGAGGTGTACTGCTTCCTGTTCACAGACCTGCTGCTCATCACCAAACCAGTGAAGAGGTTAGAGAAGGTCAAGGTGATCAGACAGCCCCTCCTCATCCACAATGTTGTCTGCAAGGAACTCAAGGACCCTG GCTCCTTCATTCTCATCTACCTCAATGAGTTCAAGAGCGCGGTGGCGGCCTACACTTTCCAGGCCAACAGCGCCACCCAGGGGCGAAGCTGGGTTGACGCCATCTGCAACGTCCAGAACCAGCTCCAGAGAATGCGGACTGAGGAGGTTCTCAGGCAGCAGGTCACCCTACAGCGCCGTCTAtgcggagaggaagaggaggaggaaaacaaGAGCAGCAACTCCACTTCCAGCTCCCCCTGCATGAGGAACAAAGATCAGCAGGGACCAAG TCATTCGGATTGCTCCACAGAGACCCTGTCAGTCATGGACATAGGAGAGGATTCAGGGGAGCACCAAAACCCCTCTGCCACAAGCACAGACTCAGGAGGACCCTTAGAGAAGAGCCTAGACTCGGGCACAGTTACCCCACCTACTGGGCCTGAGCCCCTGCACTGCAACCCTGCCAGCCCCCAGGACAACCTCGCCGACCGGGACCCTGAGCCAGAGCAGGAGGGTgttatggagggaggggaggttgagCTGGAGCCTCAGTGTCGCTCTCTGTCCATGGACAGTGCCTACGGTACCCTCTCCCCAGAGTCCCtactgagagagctggacctgcaGACACGACCAGGCCAGAGCAAGGGAGAGGAGactgaagaggagggagggatagagggacacgaggtgggggtggaggtggaaATGGAGAGCGAAAAGGTGGTAATGAAACTGATGGATGAGGAagtggagaaggaagaggaggaggattcaACCTCTGTTGGTTCCCAGCTGTCAGTGGTTCAGTCTTTGAAGCCTCGGCGACGCCCCCCGGTTACTGCCCGCCTCCGCAGCCTCCAGAGCCTGAACATCAAGTCAATTTCAGAGGACAACCTTCTGCAGCGTTTCCGTGACAACGCCCCTGTCTCCCGGATACAAACCCGCAGCCTTACAGCCCAGGACCAATCAGAACACAGGAGCGAGAGGGCGGAATGCCTGGTCCACAGTAAGAGCCTATCAGCCCAAGACCTTACTGGGCTGTTTAAGACTGACCAAGACTCAGAGCCTGAGTATGAGGACTTCCTGAGTATGAGCATGCCTTCTGGTAAGCTCTGTGACACCCTGAGGAAGGCGGAGGCCCGGCAGGTCCAGAGGGCTCTGGCTGCAGCTGAGGCCTGTGAAGGCAGCAATAGCCAGGCTGACGGCAGCAGCTCAGATGGGGAGACGGTGGGGGCGCCCTCTGGAGGACACGGGGGGAAGTGCAGTGAGTCGTTCTCAGCCGGTTGCCCAGAGAAGCAGTCATCGCCCAAAAGAAGGAAGACCCATCAGCACAAGAAGCTGACCCTAGCCCAGCTCTATAGGATACGCACCACCCTAGTGCTCAACTCTACTCTCACTGCATCGTAA